A region of the Halococcus agarilyticus genome:
ACCGACGCACAGCTGTTCGAACGCTGGGCAGTCACGGGCTTCGAGTACAACGACCCCTCGACCAAGCGCTACATCACGGTCACCCCCGTGGAGCACACGATGGGTCGCCACGCCGGCAAGCAGTTCCAGAAGAGCGAGGTCTCGATCGTCGAGCGACTCATCAACCGGCTGATGCAGACCGACTCGAACACCGGCAAGAAACAGCAGGCCACCCGGATCGTCCGGCAGGCGTTCGAGGAGGTCCACGACCGGACCGACGAGAACCCGATTCAAGTACTGGTTACCGCGGTCGAGAACGCCGCCCCGCGCGAGGAGACCGTCCGCCTGAAGTACGGCGGGATCTCGGTTCCTCAAGCTGTGGACGTCGCCCCCCAGCGCCGGGTCGACCAGGCGCTCAAGTTCCTCGCCGAGGGCGCGTACAACGCGTCGTTCAAGTCGCCGACCGACGCCCACGAGGCGCTCGCCGACCAGCTCACCGGCGCGGCGAACTACGACGTCCAGACGTACGCGATCAACCAGAAAGAGGAGAACGAGCGCGTCGCGGCCGCCGCTCGCTGATTCGGTCGAATCGGTTTTCGGTTCGATCGTCGGGTTTCCGTCCTCCCTGTTTTCGGCCGCCGAGCAGTCGTGACGAGCAGCGGCGGCCTCAGTCGGCGGCGTAGTCGGTCCGAGTCGCGTACTCGCGGGTCGCCTCGACCAGCGCCCGTCGGTACTCGCCCTCATCGGGATCGGCCCCGAGGTCCCGAAATCGGCGCTTGAACGCCGCGAGCTCGATCCCGGCGGCGTCGTTCGCGGCGGCGTGGGCGAGATCGTACAGCCGGTGATCGTCGTCGATGCAGTCGTGGCGTTCTAAGAGTGCGAGCGCGAACGCCGCGTTGACCGCGGTGATCTCGGGGTCGGCTGCTGGCGTCAGCCTGGTCCACGACGGCGGATCGACGGGCCGATCGGCGAGCGCGGCCGCGAGGCTCGATTCGAGGAACGCCACCAGGCGATCGGCGGGAGCCACAGTAAGGGTAATGTCGTCGGCGTAGATGTCCTTCATGTGGTTCGCGATCTGATAGCAGTGTGAGAGCGTCCGCTGTTCGACCGAGTGGCCCGCCAAGGCGAGGTAGAGCGCCTCCCGCGTCGACTGGACGTGTGAGGGGTGGTCGGTCTCGTGGCGACGCATGTGGGAGTACTCGTGGAGCGCGAGCGGGCGCGCCATCGCGGAGTTCGCCGCCTGGCGGGAGATGTTCAGGACGTGATGGTCGTCGTAGTGGGCGGTCCACGTCCGCGAGTCGGGGTTGTCGCGAACGTGGATGTCGACCGGGAGGGCGAGATCGTGTTCGGTCGTGA
Encoded here:
- a CDS encoding 30S ribosomal protein S7, with the translated sequence MSAEEDAPEPEKPAGTDEESETDAQLFERWAVTGFEYNDPSTKRYITVTPVEHTMGRHAGKQFQKSEVSIVERLINRLMQTDSNTGKKQQATRIVRQAFEEVHDRTDENPIQVLVTAVENAAPREETVRLKYGGISVPQAVDVAPQRRVDQALKFLAEGAYNASFKSPTDAHEALADQLTGAANYDVQTYAINQKEENERVAAAAR
- a CDS encoding DUF5781 family protein, with amino-acid sequence MDVRVQSAGPTEPFLGARDLFTTEHDLALPVDIHVRDNPDSRTWTAHYDDHHVLNISRQAANSAMARPLALHEYSHMRRHETDHPSHVQSTREALYLALAGHSVEQRTLSHCYQIANHMKDIYADDITLTVAPADRLVAFLESSLAAALADRPVDPPSWTRLTPAADPEITAVNAAFALALLERHDCIDDDHRLYDLAHAAANDAAGIELAAFKRRFRDLGADPDEGEYRRALVEATREYATRTDYAAD